A window of the Planctomycetaceae bacterium genome harbors these coding sequences:
- a CDS encoding DUF1015 family protein encodes MPRIKAFQALRPRADKAAQVASVPYDVVNRDEAAALADGNADSFLHVVRPDIDFPPETDPYSDQIYQKAAENLQRLIQDDVLQRDNDDCIYAYRQIMDGRAQVGIVCCCHVDDYEKNLILKHEKTRKAKEDDRTRHVTSLNANAGPVFLTYRDVEEVNSAIGEVVRSEQPVYDFTAVDGIRHTVWRITDTDNYISLLTSVPVFYVADGHHRAASAWRAGAARREANPHHTGDEEYNWFLTVLFPASELKILAYNRVLKDLNGLTVAQVREQLTSIGKFEAVTDPVPQNAGSFCFYFDGGWWRLTVPADTIDQSDAIQSLDVALLESRVLQPIFGIEDVRTDSRIDFVGGIRGTDELTKLVDSGKWAIAVSMYPTSIAQLMAVSDAGQIMPPKSTWFEPKLRSGLLVHTLD; translated from the coding sequence ATGCCCCGCATCAAGGCATTTCAGGCACTCCGCCCACGCGCTGATAAAGCTGCCCAGGTGGCGTCGGTCCCGTACGACGTCGTAAATCGTGATGAAGCCGCGGCTTTGGCTGACGGCAACGCCGATAGTTTTCTACACGTTGTACGGCCGGATATTGACTTTCCCCCTGAAACCGACCCGTACAGTGACCAGATTTACCAGAAAGCCGCAGAGAATCTGCAGCGATTGATTCAGGACGATGTGCTGCAGCGAGACAACGATGACTGCATCTACGCATACCGACAGATCATGGATGGCCGTGCGCAGGTGGGAATCGTCTGCTGTTGCCATGTCGATGATTATGAAAAGAATCTGATTCTGAAGCACGAAAAGACGCGGAAGGCGAAAGAAGATGATCGGACCCGCCACGTCACGTCTTTGAACGCCAACGCCGGGCCCGTTTTCTTAACCTACCGCGACGTGGAAGAAGTCAACTCAGCGATCGGTGAAGTGGTCCGTTCGGAGCAGCCAGTTTATGACTTTACGGCAGTGGATGGCATTCGGCACACCGTTTGGCGAATCACGGATACAGACAACTACATCAGCCTATTAACAAGCGTACCCGTCTTTTATGTGGCGGATGGACACCACCGTGCGGCGAGCGCCTGGCGAGCGGGAGCGGCACGGCGCGAAGCCAATCCGCATCATACCGGCGATGAAGAATACAACTGGTTTCTGACCGTCCTGTTTCCCGCCAGCGAACTCAAAATTCTCGCATACAACCGAGTTCTGAAGGACCTGAATGGTCTAACCGTGGCTCAGGTCAGAGAACAACTTACATCGATCGGCAAGTTCGAAGCTGTCACCGATCCGGTGCCACAGAATGCCGGGTCCTTCTGTTTCTATTTCGATGGAGGCTGGTGGCGACTGACGGTTCCGGCAGACACGATCGACCAGTCAGACGCCATTCAGTCACTGGACGTTGCGCTCCTCGAGAGCCGGGTGCTGCAACCGATTTTTGGCATTGAAGATGTCCGGACAGATTCCCGAATTGACTTCGTCGGCGGCATTCGTGGCACCGATGAGCTTACAAAGCTCGTTGATAGTGGAAAATGGGCCATCGCCGTTTCCATGTACCCGACTTCGATTGCTCAGTTGATGGCAGTTTCGGATGCGGGCCAGATTATGCCGCCAAAAAGTACCTGGTTCGAGCCCAAACTTCGCAGCGGGCTCCTCGTTCATACGCTGGACTGA
- the aceE gene encoding pyruvate dehydrogenase (acetyl-transferring), homodimeric type, producing the protein MLDTVSGIHPDELQEWYESLEDVLHRYGEERLRELLIHLQERAYARGVKMPFSANTPYINTIHHTDQVKFPGNRELERRIKSIIRWNAMAMVVRAYQSGSGVGGHISTFASSATLYEIGQNHFFHARTPDHTGDMVYFQGHAAPGMYARAFVEGRLEADHLASFRRELPAGSGLSSYPHPWLMPSFWQFPTVSMGLGPICSIYHARFLRYLEHRGLLDTSKSRVWAYLGDGECDEPESLGALTLASRENLDNLTWVINCNLQRLDGPVRGNGKIIQELEAAFRGAGWNVIKVIWGSDWDPILDDDTEGKLVKRMGEVVDGQYQKYTVSKGDYIRKHFFGADPEVAKLVQHLSDEYLEKIRRGGHDPEKVYAAYHAAVNHKGAPTVVLVKTVKGYGLGDAGEGQNVAHNTKNVATDALRAFRDRFSIPVSDEDLGKLPFYRPPEDSPEMKYLRQKRAALGGHIPARQPTEERLEIPTLDDKAFQGKGLIPGSGEDKGSTTGSLGNIIRGLIRHKGIGPRIVPIIPDEARTFGMESLFSLCGIYSSKGQLYEPTDAGNLMYYKEARNGQLLEEGINEAGAMGSFIAAGTAYSNLGLNMVPFYVYYSMFGFQRVGDLIWCAADSRTKGFLCGGTSGRTTLNGEGLQHEDGHSQLMATTVPNLRSYDPAWGYELAVIVQDGLRRMYGEGEEIFYYLSVYNEDYQQPPMPSLPTVQDGILKGMYLYHSSESGVGQAHRPQLFGSGPILREALRAQQILADRFQIGVDVWSVTSYSELRREAMECQHWNELHPGEAPRRSYLERVLDGATGPFISTSDNVRLVADQIREWVPGEYLVLGTDGFGRSESREELRRHFEIDAECVVYTTLRGLARMGAFDASRLPEVLQQLGIDTEKIDPLNA; encoded by the coding sequence ATTCTTGATACCGTGTCGGGCATTCATCCGGACGAATTACAGGAATGGTACGAGTCTCTTGAAGACGTACTTCACCGCTATGGTGAAGAGCGTCTGCGTGAGTTACTGATCCATTTACAGGAACGCGCTTACGCACGCGGCGTGAAGATGCCGTTCAGCGCGAACACTCCTTACATCAACACGATTCACCATACGGATCAGGTGAAGTTTCCGGGCAACCGGGAACTGGAACGCCGGATCAAGAGCATCATTCGCTGGAATGCAATGGCCATGGTTGTCCGTGCGTACCAGTCGGGCAGCGGAGTAGGAGGTCATATTTCGACGTTCGCTTCGTCGGCGACGCTTTACGAAATCGGCCAGAATCACTTTTTCCATGCCCGAACGCCCGACCACACCGGCGACATGGTTTACTTTCAGGGGCACGCTGCTCCCGGAATGTACGCACGGGCCTTTGTAGAAGGACGCCTGGAAGCAGATCATCTGGCAAGTTTCCGCCGTGAGCTTCCGGCTGGCAGCGGCCTGAGCAGCTATCCCCATCCCTGGTTGATGCCATCGTTCTGGCAATTCCCAACGGTATCGATGGGGCTTGGCCCGATCTGTTCCATCTATCACGCTCGATTCCTGCGTTACCTGGAACATCGCGGCCTGCTCGACACCTCAAAGTCCCGAGTCTGGGCTTACCTGGGCGACGGCGAGTGTGACGAACCCGAATCTCTTGGCGCGCTGACACTGGCGTCGCGAGAAAACCTGGACAACCTGACCTGGGTGATCAACTGCAACCTGCAGCGTCTGGATGGCCCGGTCCGGGGTAATGGGAAAATCATTCAGGAACTGGAAGCGGCCTTCCGGGGGGCAGGCTGGAATGTCATCAAAGTCATCTGGGGATCCGACTGGGATCCCATTCTCGATGATGACACCGAAGGCAAGCTTGTCAAACGCATGGGAGAAGTTGTCGACGGCCAGTATCAGAAGTACACGGTTTCTAAGGGTGATTACATCCGCAAGCACTTCTTCGGCGCCGATCCGGAAGTCGCAAAGCTGGTCCAGCATCTGTCCGACGAATATCTCGAGAAGATTCGTCGCGGTGGACACGATCCGGAAAAGGTTTACGCAGCCTATCACGCTGCTGTGAATCACAAGGGCGCGCCGACAGTTGTCCTGGTCAAGACGGTAAAGGGATATGGTCTGGGCGATGCTGGCGAAGGTCAGAATGTCGCCCACAATACGAAGAATGTCGCGACGGATGCTTTGCGAGCCTTCCGCGATCGCTTTTCAATTCCCGTCAGTGACGAGGATCTCGGCAAGTTGCCATTCTATCGTCCGCCGGAAGACAGCCCCGAAATGAAATACCTGCGGCAGAAACGAGCTGCGTTAGGTGGACACATCCCGGCTCGGCAACCTACGGAAGAACGCCTTGAGATTCCAACACTGGACGACAAGGCGTTCCAGGGCAAGGGTTTGATTCCCGGGAGCGGAGAAGATAAAGGATCGACAACCGGATCGCTCGGCAACATCATCCGCGGCCTCATTCGTCACAAGGGCATCGGTCCCCGAATCGTCCCCATTATTCCTGATGAGGCACGCACGTTCGGGATGGAAAGCCTGTTCAGCCTGTGCGGTATCTATTCCAGCAAAGGTCAGCTTTACGAACCAACCGATGCCGGCAATCTTATGTACTATAAGGAAGCACGCAACGGCCAGCTTCTTGAAGAAGGCATCAATGAAGCCGGTGCGATGGGATCTTTCATCGCCGCCGGGACCGCCTATTCGAATCTCGGGCTGAACATGGTGCCGTTCTATGTCTACTACTCGATGTTCGGTTTCCAGCGTGTCGGCGACTTGATCTGGTGTGCAGCAGATTCTCGAACCAAGGGCTTCCTCTGTGGTGGCACCTCTGGTCGAACAACGCTGAACGGCGAAGGATTACAGCACGAAGACGGCCATAGCCAGCTGATGGCAACAACCGTTCCGAATCTGCGATCCTACGATCCCGCCTGGGGCTATGAACTGGCCGTCATCGTCCAGGACGGACTCCGCAGGATGTATGGCGAAGGCGAAGAAATCTTCTATTACCTGAGCGTCTACAACGAAGATTACCAGCAACCTCCGATGCCATCGCTGCCAACGGTGCAGGATGGAATCCTGAAGGGGATGTACCTGTACCACAGTTCGGAATCGGGAGTTGGGCAGGCACACCGACCGCAGTTGTTTGGCAGTGGGCCGATTCTTCGTGAAGCTTTGCGAGCTCAGCAGATCCTGGCAGATCGTTTCCAGATTGGCGTCGATGTCTGGAGTGTCACCAGCTACAGCGAACTGCGTCGTGAAGCGATGGAATGCCAGCACTGGAACGAACTGCATCCGGGTGAAGCACCTCGCCGAAGCTATCTGGAACGGGTACTGGACGGAGCAACCGGACCATTTATCTCGACCAGCGATAACGTTCGCCTGGTGGCCGATCAGATTCGTGAATGGGTTCCGGGCGAATACCTGGTTCTTGGCACGGATGGGTTCGGACGCAGTGAATCCCGAGAAGAATTACGTCGACATTTCGAGATCGACGCGGAGTGCGTTGTGTATACCACACTTCGCGGGCTGGCCCGGATGGGTGCCTTCGATGCGTCGAGACTGCCGGAAGTTCTTCAGCAACTGGGCATCGACACCGAAAAAATCGATCCACTCAATGCATAA
- a CDS encoding 2-oxo acid dehydrogenase subunit E2 has protein sequence MAIEFKLPEVSEGVDSVDIAEVKVSVGDTITAGTVICEVETDKAVADIECPHAGRVTKVLMKPGDSVSIGAVLIEIEASEEAETHSSPEPSTPSETPPPTEETQAATEPAAVSQAGPVEFVLPGVGEGIDKVDIAAVMVKAGDVIGEDAVICEVETDKAVAEINYPGAGTVTAVHIAAGQTVSVGTPLITVQPDGSSTKSSTTAAPPSTASASSSAATPVSKPAAAPEKSNTAATSGSTGGNRPPAPAGPATRRLARKLGVDLYQVNGSAAGGRITIEDVEAFVRDRLSRPVPSAAGTPGVGVVAAAPLPDFSKFGPVEKLPLNKIFRTAAANLHAAWVTIPHVTQHDLADITELETARKRYVKANPTSPKITMTAIMIKAVVGALKAFPHVNSSVDLESGELIIKNYYHIGVAVDTPNGLVVPVIRNCDQKNVLQVAAELTEIAGKARDRKLKAEDMQGGTFTITNLGGIGGTHFTPIVNYPEVAILGMSRGQKQLFLEDGQVTERLMLPLSLSYDHRAINGADAARFIVKLSSSLSNFFELF, from the coding sequence ATGGCCATTGAATTCAAATTGCCGGAAGTGTCTGAAGGTGTCGACTCTGTGGACATCGCAGAAGTCAAGGTTTCTGTCGGCGACACCATCACGGCAGGCACAGTGATCTGCGAAGTCGAAACAGATAAAGCCGTCGCGGACATCGAATGCCCTCACGCGGGCCGAGTCACCAAAGTGCTGATGAAGCCAGGTGATTCGGTAAGTATCGGGGCCGTCCTGATAGAGATCGAAGCATCCGAAGAGGCGGAGACACATTCGTCTCCGGAACCATCTACACCTTCAGAGACTCCGCCGCCGACCGAAGAAACGCAGGCGGCAACTGAACCCGCCGCTGTGTCGCAGGCTGGTCCGGTGGAATTCGTTCTGCCGGGAGTCGGCGAAGGCATTGACAAGGTCGATATCGCAGCCGTGATGGTCAAGGCTGGCGATGTAATCGGTGAAGACGCAGTCATTTGTGAGGTTGAAACCGACAAGGCCGTTGCTGAAATCAACTACCCAGGCGCGGGCACGGTTACAGCGGTCCACATCGCCGCCGGTCAGACGGTTTCCGTGGGAACTCCTTTGATCACGGTACAGCCCGACGGTAGTTCAACGAAATCTTCGACGACTGCAGCACCACCGTCGACTGCCTCTGCATCTTCGTCTGCTGCCACGCCGGTTTCGAAACCCGCCGCTGCCCCTGAAAAATCGAATACCGCTGCGACGTCCGGCAGCACGGGCGGAAATCGGCCTCCAGCTCCTGCTGGTCCAGCCACTCGACGATTAGCACGAAAACTTGGCGTCGACCTGTATCAGGTGAACGGCTCTGCCGCGGGTGGCCGAATCACCATCGAAGACGTAGAAGCGTTCGTTCGGGACCGATTAAGTCGCCCCGTTCCATCGGCTGCAGGAACACCGGGTGTTGGCGTTGTCGCTGCGGCTCCCCTTCCGGACTTTTCAAAATTCGGACCGGTGGAGAAGTTGCCGCTGAACAAGATTTTCCGGACAGCAGCGGCGAATCTTCACGCAGCATGGGTGACGATACCACACGTCACTCAACACGATCTCGCGGACATTACGGAACTGGAAACAGCGCGAAAACGCTATGTCAAAGCGAATCCAACGTCCCCCAAAATCACGATGACTGCCATCATGATCAAAGCGGTCGTCGGAGCGTTAAAAGCGTTTCCACATGTGAACAGCAGTGTTGATCTGGAATCCGGCGAACTGATCATCAAGAACTACTATCACATAGGAGTGGCAGTTGACACGCCGAACGGACTGGTCGTCCCGGTCATCCGAAACTGCGATCAGAAAAACGTACTGCAGGTGGCGGCTGAGCTGACAGAGATTGCGGGCAAGGCCCGTGATCGAAAACTGAAAGCCGAAGACATGCAGGGAGGAACGTTTACGATTACAAACCTGGGTGGCATTGGAGGTACACACTTCACACCTATCGTGAATTACCCGGAAGTCGCAATTCTTGGCATGTCACGCGGTCAGAAACAATTATTCCTCGAAGATGGACAGGTCACGGAACGCCTGATGCTGCCATTGTCATTGTCTTACGACCATCGTGCGATCAATGGGGCAGATGCCGCCCGATTTATTGTCAAACTCTCCAGTAGCCTCAGTAACTTCTTTGAACTGTTCTGA
- the lpdA gene encoding dihydrolipoyl dehydrogenase yields the protein MADQHAQLVVLGGGPGGYPAAFAAADHGMKVVLIDEGSKPGGVCLNRGCIPSKALLHVAKLINETREAAECGLTFSEPTLDLDKLRAFKDKVIGSLAGGVEGLCKARGVELIKARGTFVDSNTLEIKLNDGTSKTLSFDHCIVATGSTPAMPPIFNIGDDRVMDSTGALELKDIPKRLLVIGGGYIGLEMGSVYAAIGSDVTVVEMTSGLLPGADRDLVTPLQKRLTEHFKAIHLNTKVAKVEATPEGIVASLEGEGVEPQQTFDRVLVAVGRRPNGRGIGLENTGAQLDDRGFIVIDRNQRTADPKLMAIGDVAGEPMLAHKATREAKIAVETLAGEPVEFDNIAIPAVVFTDPELAWCGITETEAKAKGIEHTVHRFPWAASGRAQTLARTEGITKMIIEPKKQRILGVGIVGPGAGEMIAEAVIAVEMGATARDLADSIHAHPTLSETLMETAESVFGQPTHQYRPPRKS from the coding sequence ATGGCAGATCAACACGCTCAACTTGTTGTCCTTGGCGGAGGCCCTGGTGGCTACCCTGCGGCATTTGCCGCTGCCGATCACGGAATGAAGGTAGTCCTGATTGACGAAGGCAGTAAACCAGGAGGCGTATGCCTGAATAGAGGCTGCATTCCGTCAAAGGCTCTGCTGCATGTCGCGAAGCTGATCAACGAAACTCGCGAAGCCGCGGAATGTGGACTCACGTTTTCCGAACCAACGCTGGATCTGGATAAACTGCGTGCGTTCAAGGACAAAGTCATTGGCAGTCTGGCTGGCGGAGTAGAAGGGCTCTGCAAAGCCCGCGGAGTCGAACTTATCAAAGCCCGCGGGACTTTCGTCGATTCCAATACACTTGAAATCAAGCTCAACGACGGGACCTCGAAAACTCTTTCGTTTGATCACTGCATCGTCGCAACCGGTTCGACACCAGCGATGCCGCCCATTTTCAATATCGGCGACGACCGGGTTATGGATTCCACCGGTGCCCTGGAACTCAAAGACATTCCAAAACGATTGCTTGTAATTGGTGGCGGTTACATTGGCCTGGAAATGGGGTCTGTTTACGCGGCCATCGGTTCTGACGTAACTGTCGTAGAAATGACATCGGGATTGCTCCCAGGTGCCGATCGTGATCTTGTTACGCCATTGCAAAAGCGGCTCACGGAACACTTCAAAGCCATTCATCTGAATACCAAAGTGGCCAAAGTCGAAGCAACACCGGAGGGAATCGTTGCTTCGCTCGAAGGCGAAGGTGTCGAACCTCAGCAGACATTCGACCGAGTTCTGGTAGCCGTAGGCCGCCGTCCGAATGGTCGCGGGATCGGGCTGGAAAACACCGGAGCACAACTGGATGATCGTGGATTCATCGTCATCGATCGCAATCAGCGAACCGCTGATCCTAAATTGATGGCAATTGGCGATGTTGCCGGAGAACCAATGCTGGCTCACAAGGCCACCCGCGAAGCAAAGATTGCTGTCGAAACTCTTGCAGGTGAACCTGTCGAGTTCGACAACATTGCAATTCCAGCCGTCGTATTCACGGACCCGGAACTTGCATGGTGCGGAATCACGGAAACAGAAGCCAAAGCAAAAGGCATCGAGCACACGGTTCATCGTTTCCCATGGGCTGCCTCCGGCCGTGCGCAGACTCTGGCTCGCACGGAAGGCATCACAAAGATGATCATCGAACCAAAGAAGCAGCGCATTCTGGGTGTCGGGATCGTCGGACCGGGTGCGGGAGAGATGATTGCGGAAGCAGTCATTGCAGTGGAAATGGGAGCTACCGCACGCGATCTCGCCGATTCAATTCATGCTCATCCAACGCTTTCGGAAACGCTGATGGAAACCGCGGAAAGCGTCTTCGGTCAGCCAACACATCAATATCGACCGCCCCGAAAATCGTAA
- a CDS encoding SDR family oxidoreductase — MRPQSSVCYRNDNRVVLVSGGAAGIGRAVCEAFIGSGALVVCMDCDTESAANLPDGILFVAGDTSSDEDCRNAVEFTVESFGGLDILVNNAAIQPKQSYAPLHELSPELWQRMVDINLSGYTWLARHAIAQMLKQYSGVVVNIASGQGHRTARQVPAYGPLKAANLMQTRQWGVEYARHGIRVVSVSPGCIDTPMVRATLEEQGGQQDVANRHPLGRIGQPGEVAAAVLWLSSSDASFVTATDLEVDGGLGAFASFADPYPPSTMPNV; from the coding sequence ATGAGACCGCAGAGTTCCGTTTGTTATCGGAATGACAATCGCGTTGTGCTGGTGAGCGGCGGCGCGGCCGGGATTGGTCGAGCGGTTTGCGAGGCTTTCATCGGCTCAGGTGCGCTCGTTGTATGCATGGACTGCGACACGGAGAGCGCGGCGAATCTGCCGGATGGAATTCTGTTTGTGGCAGGAGACACATCCAGTGACGAGGATTGCCGGAATGCCGTCGAGTTCACCGTCGAATCGTTTGGTGGTCTGGACATTCTTGTCAACAACGCGGCAATTCAGCCGAAGCAATCCTATGCGCCGCTGCATGAGCTTTCGCCTGAACTCTGGCAGAGAATGGTAGATATCAATCTATCGGGATACACCTGGCTGGCACGCCATGCCATCGCTCAGATGCTGAAGCAATACAGCGGTGTAGTCGTAAACATCGCAAGCGGTCAGGGACACCGAACGGCTCGGCAGGTTCCTGCATACGGCCCCCTCAAGGCCGCCAACCTAATGCAGACGCGTCAATGGGGAGTCGAATACGCTCGCCATGGAATTCGAGTTGTCAGTGTCTCCCCCGGTTGCATTGATACGCCGATGGTGCGGGCGACCCTCGAAGAGCAGGGCGGTCAACAGGACGTTGCGAATCGCCACCCATTGGGTCGCATCGGGCAGCCGGGCGAAGTGGCCGCCGCAGTTCTCTGGCTTTCCAGCAGCGACGCCTCGTTTGTCACGGCGACCGATCTGGAAGTTGATGGTGGCCTGGGTGCATTCGCATCGTTCGCCGACCCCTACCCACCGTCGACAATGCCGAACGTCTGA